The genomic window TCTGGCAACCGGAGTAATTACAATTGGCGTTGCGCCTTTTTCTTTGGTTTGATTAATGAAAAGACGCAGAAACTCTTTGTAACCTTCAATATTGACATAACGTTCTGTTTTTTCGACCGATGCATCATTGTGTCCAAACTGCATCATAACCACATCTCCTTTTTGAAGTGACTTGTAAACCGAAGCCCAGCGTCCTTCCTGAAAAAATGTTCTGGTGCTTCTACCGCCCTTTGCCCGATCGTCAATTTTTACTTCTTTAACATTGCCTAAAATATTTTTGACCAGTTTTAAACTATCCTTCTGGAAAAAAGGCTGAAAAACCTGCCCCCAGCCCACTTGCGGAAATTTCTTGGTTTGATAATTTTCTTCTAATGAATAATCGGCAACTGTAGAATCTCCAATTAAGTAAATCGTTGTTACTTTTTGTTTATAATTAAAAGCGCCCAGCACCAGCAAAGAGCACAGTCCGATTAATAAAATTCTAACGTTTTTCATCAATTTACTTATTTGGATTCCATCCGTTTAAAACTAAATCTTTACTATATTTTTTGAGATCTTCTTTATTTAATTGATGCGACCATGACACTCTTTGAGAAATCTCTTTAGCGCTCACACCTTTGCTTCCAAATTCTGCATAGTAAGCCGTTTTGTCTTTATCAGGAAACCTTGTATCAATCCATGCATTCCAACCCTCTGGAATAATATGCGAACCTAAGTCTGTATTAATTAAAACAGTTTGAGCATAGGGTCTCCAAGGTCTTCCCAAAAATACTTTATCGACGGATTTGTCTTTGGCTGTAAGTTTACAATCAACGAAAACAAATCCATAAGCCTGTCCTTGCGGAGTTGAAGCTGCAGTGATATAAGAATTCGTTAAACTTTCGATCGTACATTTATAAAAATAAGTTGTTGCAGCACCAAAAATAAAATCAGTTGTACCGTTGATGAAACACTTCTCAAAATAGATACGAGTTTTTTCTTCTGATAAATAAAGTGTATCCTGATTGCCTAAAAGATTGCAATTCTTTACGATAACCCGATCACTTTTAATATGAAGCGCCACCGCCTGCCCTACTCTTCCTGCCGTATTTTCTACAGTTAGATTTTCTAACGTACAGTCATTTCCTTTAATTAAAAATGAATACGAAGTTCCCGTTCCAAAAGCGGTCTTTCCTGATGGATCTTTTTCTCGAAGCGGTTTTCCCGAATAATCATCAAATGAAATAATCGTTTTACTTCGATCAGTTCCTTTTAAAGTGATGAACGTTTTAGAAACTGGTATTTCCAATTTCTCTTTATAAACTCCTGGCTTTATAGTTATTACAACGCGTTTCTCTGAATTGTCTTTTACATTGTTAACCGCTTCCTGAATGGTTTTAAAATCTCCCGAACCGTCTTGCGCAACGGTTAAAGCTAATTTGTTATCAAGCGTTTGGGCTGAAATTGAAAGTGTTGTTAGTAAAAATAATGCTAGAATATATTTCATATATTTTTATTTAGTTTTAGTATTTTTGTCATCTTGACGAAGGAAAGATCACACTCGAAATTCCGCATTCTTGATACCCAATCTTTGTCGATTTACGCGTGTGATTCCTCGTTCCTCGGAATGACAAACTGTAAGGTTAAAATCCGTTTATAATCCGCGTCTTTACGAAGTAAATCCGTTTCATCCGTGTCCAAACTTAATGCGACATCCAAACCGTCATTTCCCCTTTTCCTTTATTTCCCCATGCAAAATAAGGAATCAATTTTACTGGTACAGCAGTTGCATCTTTGGAATTAAGCGGTTTGTACAAAGTTTTATTCCAAGAATTATCCGATTTTATGACCGCTTCTGCCTCAATGCTTACTAAGTTTCTATTATTGAGTATGAAGTCGTTAGTCGTAAATTTCGAATTCACATTTAAAGCAATATCATTTACACTTGTTTTGGCAGGAAGCTGATCTGATTCTAAACAATAAACCAGCGGTCCTCTTTTTACAGCGATTTGATTTTTAACTTCTTCCACCAAAGGATTGGCTTCCATCAATTCAACTGGCATTGGAAGATTTAATTCGATCACATCTCCTTTTTTCCATTTTTGATTTAATTTTAAATAAGTGCCAGAAACGATTTTGTCATTACTCTTTGCGTTATTAACTGCAACCGAAGCATTCTGACTCCAGCCCGGAATTCTCAAGAAGAAATTTTGCAGATCTTTTGGCGCTTTTACAATTTTCAACGTTATTTTTCCGTCCCACGGATAATTCGTCTGCTGCTCAATTTCGATTTCTTCTCCGTTTAGCGATTTTGTTTTCAAAGAATTACTTCCGTATAAATTTACATACAAACCTTCTTTTGAAAGATTGTAAGCATAATTTCCAACTTCCGCAACTGTTCTGGTTACGTTTGGCGCACAACAGTTTGATAAGGCGATATAACCTTCGCGTTCATTTCCCCATCTTTGGTGAAACGGCAGGTCATTAGACACATTCAGCGGATTATTATAAAGGAATTTTTCTCCTTCCAAATCCATTCCAGAAAGCACACTATTATAAAGTGCTAATTCCACAATATCAGCATATTTAGCATCTCCGGTAATTTGCAGCATTCTCCAGTTCCATAAAACATTTCCAATATTGGCGCAGGTTTCGGTATGAGCCGTTGCATTTGGCAATTGGAAAGGTCTTCCGTACGCCTGGTGAATTTTCTGCACTACCGTTGGATCATAAGAAGTTCCGTCTGGTGAAACGCCGTCGTATAAAGAACCGCAAGCTCCAGTAATGTACATTTTACGATACGTTACATCATCCCAAATCGATTCCAGATTGTCTAACAATTTCTTTTCTCCTGTCTCCGCATACAAATCAGCTACTCCTGCATACAGGTAATTCGCTCTTACGGCGTGCCCCATGGCAGTAGTCTGCTGTCTAAACGGAATGCGATCCTGATTGTCGTCGGTTCCATCATTTGTAGTTCCTCTAATGTCAATCAAATTATTGGCAAGTTCCAGGTATTTCGGATTTTTAGTCGTTCTGTACATTTCGACAATTCCCATATAATGTGATGGACAAATCGCATTTCGAGCCAGTTCCGGTGATGCTTTTTTGTAGAAGTCATATAAGAAATCGGCAACGCCTTTTGCAATATTTAAGAAGTTAGTTTTTCCTGTAGCACGATAATGAATGCAGGCAGCAGTCATTAAATGTCCCATATTGTATTTCTCAAAACCCAACTGTTTTTTTACTTCTTCCGGTCCTAAAGTTCCCCAGCGCTCATCGATTAAAACAGGTGTATGAATGTAGCCGTCTTTGCGCTGTACTTTTGCGAAAAGCGCAATCGCTTTGTCCATTTCCTGATCGAGTTTTTTGTCTTTTGTAACGGCATAAGTTGCTGCCATTCCTTCAAAAATTTTGTAGAAATCACCATCATGAAACGAAGGACCTTTAAACGTTCCTTTGCTTACGCCTGCTGCAATTTCGAAGTTTTTGTAAGCATGCGAAATCTCATCGTTATGATACAAATCCCACATATAAGGCAGGGTGTTTTTGGTTTCTACATCAAATTGTTCTTTCCAGAAACCATTTGTCCATTTTACATCTTGTAAACCAATGCTTTGCAGTTTTGAATACGGACTTTCTGAATTCGCAACCAAACCTTTGTTCTGCGACAGTAATCCAGAACTAACAAAAAACAAACTAAGGGAAACATTTAAAAAATTTTTCATTTTATAATGATTTTTAACCATATAAGAAATATAAGCTCATTTAAAATAAACTTTCTTAAACTTGAACTGCATAAGATTAAGTCTATCTTATAATTTCTTATATCACTTATATGGTTTACTATTTATTTTACAAAGAAATTAATTGTTCTGCTCATTGAATCTCCGTCTGCGTCTTTTACGGTTAGTACGAAAGAAGCGAATCCTTTTTCAACGGTTGTAAACTGAATTTCTTTTCCTTTTAAAACTACTTTTCCATTTTTAAGATCAGAGAAAGTGTAAACAGGTTTGTTTTCATAACCTTTGAAAAAATCTCCGGCATTTAAAACTTTCTTTTCACCTGAATTCACAAAATAATGCGGTGTTGACAGCCAATCCAGATAATTGTCTAATTGCGTATATCCGTCTTTGTCATTATCCTGATTTGCATCTGAAAAATCTCCAGCTTTTGAGTTTTCGTTTAAACCAAAAGCTTTTTCCCACCAGTTTGGCAATCCGTCATGATCGGTATCCCAATCTGAAGGACGCGTTTCTGAAGGAAAATTTGGCCATCCTCCAGCATCTTGTTCGTTATCAATCATGCCGCCCAGACCGCTTTTGCTTCCTTTATAAGTGAAAGTTCCTTTTAAAGTTTCGCCAATAATTCGGGTATCGTGTTTATCAAAAAACGGCTGAGTCGCCCCAACATCTGAAAGTACGTTTTTATAAGCCGCTTTAGCCGACTGCGTTTCTACATATGAAGGAAAAAATGGTTTATCTACAAAAGTTTCATATTCAACTTTCTCATTATTTGTTGTCGTAAATTTTCTTCCTTTATCTTGAGATTTCTCATTAAAATAACCCGGCATCACATTTCCGTCAAAATAATAACGCTGCATTCCTTTTCCAACCCCTTCGTGCTGTGCATTTAATGCCACAAAAATTGCTGTTGAAGCACCCGGCTTATAATAATTATTGACAAAATTTACCTCGTTTGCACCACCGTCTGTTGCTCTTTTTCCCCAATTATAAACCACATTATTAGTGATATCCAATCTTCCTGTGTAAAATCCGTCACCACTTAAACCACCTCCAATACTCCAGTTGCGTCCGTAGTTATGAGCCAATAAGTTATGGTGAAAACTTCCGATGTCTCCGCCAATTGTAGCCGCATAACCGTGCATTTTTCCAGCTTCATATTTGCCATGTCCCGCCACATTCAATGCTTCTGAAATTAAAGTTCGCTGCAATGTAATATGATGCGCTCCGCGTGAACTAAACGATTCATCAATTGTCCAGCTAATCGAACAGTGATCAATAATGCTATAATCTGCACCTGTTAACCCCATTCCGTCAAAAGTTCTTCCACCTCCAATTCTCACTTTTAAAAAGCGAACAACACCATCATTTCCAGTTAATCCAATTGGTGCTCTGGTAATGGTAATTCCTTCGCCCGGCGCTGTCTGCCCCGCAATTGTAATATAAGGTTGATTTGCTACTAATCTCGATTCCAGTTTTATATTTCCCGAAACAGTAAAAACAATCGTTCTCGGCCCGATTTCCTGATTGATGGCATCACGTAAACTTCCAGGTCCGTCATCATTTAAATTGGTTACTTCGATTACTTTTCCACCACGTCCTCCAACAGCATAACGGCCGTAGCCTTCTGCTCCCGGAAATGCCAATTGTGCCGGCTTGAACGACCACACATTTCCTAAAGTTACTTCGCCATTTGGATCCACTTCATCCACTCTCCAGTAATACGTTGTTCCTGAATATAAATCAGAAACCGTAAAATTTTTATCTGCCAATTTTCCTTTGAATTCTTTTGAAGATTCTGTCGCATTTTCTACCGCATTTTTATCTTCACCAAAATACAACTTGTGAGCTGCTACATTTTTTACAGCATCCCATTTTAAAGTTAGAGTTTTACCCACTTCAACATGTTCATCACGGTTTCTTGGTTCAGGAGTACGCGCCTGATTCATTAGGTTTGGCGTATCAATTTCAAATCCATTGATTACGATTTGTTTTACTACATCAGGATATGAAGTCGGATCGATTTCAAAACGAACAATTACATCTTTGCCCTTTTCTGCATTAAAAGTGATATACGCCATCGATGCATCAATTTTAGCATTGGCTCTCTGACTTGCATGTACCGTTTGTTGCAGTTTTCCGTTGACGAATATTTTTATCGGAGAAAAAGTTTTCCCTGTAATGACATCAAAAGCATTATGAAAAGTTAAAAGCGTGTGTTTTCCTGCTTTCAATCCGCTGATTTTCAATTCTAAATTTTCAGAAGTTACTAAACCGTCGCTTCCTAATTTGTTGTAATGCGGTGCGCTCATTCCAACTTTGTACCATTTAGAAGTAAAATTTCCTTTTAGTTTAAATGATACATTATTAAATGATTTTTCAGCTTCTTTTCCTTCATTGATAACCCAAGAATCATAACTCGGATCATGAACTTCTTCTAGTCTTCTTTGAAAAAAATCAAAGTCGACTTTTACAATTTGTTTGTCCGTATTCTGAGCTGATTGTGCTTGTCCGTTTGTGGTCAAAATCAAGGACAGAAAAGCAGCGCTTATTAATTTCTTTATCATTTTTGTTTGGTAATAGTTAGTTTAATTTTGTTTTTGCTGCTTCAGATTTTCCAAGCAGATTTATAATATCTTTTTTTCTTTCTTCCGGAATAACTTTTAAAACCTTCAATTCTCCATTCAGGAGTTCGGCTTCAACCGTTGTATTTTGTTTCGCATGCAATTTAAAATGAACGTTCCAATCCTTTGGCCAGGCTGGGAAAAGATAAATTTTTCCGTCAGTTTCCTGCAAAAGCATTTCCTGCATGCCTATCATTCCTGAACCGCCCCAATTATGATCTGGAACCCAGTCAAATCCTGGTCCCCAAAAAGCAGGGAAACGTCTTTCTGAATTGGCCATTTTTAAGGTATTGTATTTCGCAGCTTCTTCTGTTAATCCCAAACGTGCTGCAAAAATATTGTCTTGTTTCCACCCAATATGGCTTCTAAATTTCAGAGCATCAGAATCGTACTTCCATGTATTTAAAGCCGTTTCCAAATCAGGTTTTCCAATGCCAAAAATTCCCCACGGATAAACGGGATACAATTGCGGTACTTCCGAATTATTCACTCTTTCCCAAGATTTTGCAGGAAGTAAAACTTTGTGATTTTCAATCTGACCGAAATTTAAAGGCGGAATTCTATTTTGAAATCCTTTTAAATATTCGGCATCTTCTTTGGACAATTCTTTTGCAGAAAGGTTTAAAATATTGGCTGTAATAACTTGTAAAGCCGAAATGGTACTATTGGCATTATTTGCCATTTTATATGTTTCTGCTCCCGAGCCTGGAAAAAGAACCAGTTTACCGTTTCCGTCCAAAGCTTTTCTTCCTCTTTGTTTCGCCAAATATTGATAATGCTCATCAAAAAAACGAATACAACTAATTATGAAAGCATTGTATTTCTGAGTATCTTCTCCAGCATATTCTTTTTGTTGCAACATCATTTGGCAAAATTCAAAAACCGTATCCCATTCATATTCCAGCCACGCATTATATTCCATTCCCGGATCGTAATCTGTGGGACGTTTCCATTCGTATTCTGCGGGATTTGGTAAACCGAAATTTTCCAATTGTTCTGTAAATGATGCACCGTTATGATTCCAATAAACTTTGCTTCTTAATTCGGCATTTTTCTGTAAACTCAAATAATAATCCAACTGTGATTTCATCATATCAAAATCACCGCTTTTTACCATCGGAAAATAAACCAAACGCTGATTTTGAGCCGTCATGGTTCCTCCACCCCAATTCCTGAAATCGGGCGTAAAATCTAAATCAGGATTCGTAAAAACGGGATCAACGGTAAACAATCCGCCGTTGAATTTTGTTGGATATTTTCCGTAAGCATTACAGCCGAGCATATATCGAAACAACTGATAATTTTGTCCGATTTGATAAACCGAATCTTTGGTATTCGATTGCTTTTTCTGAGTAAAAATAAAACTGCGGTTCCAGAAAGTATTCCACCATTTAATCGTGTTTTTTTCTGCTTGTTTTGCTGTGTTCTTGTTTACAGAAATCAGACTTTTCAATCCATTATTCCAAGTCGGAAAATCAGATTGATTGGTATTTAAATAAATTTCTAATGTATGTTTTTTGGATGGTTTTATACTGGATAAATTAAAACCTTTAAAATCTGTCGATTGGTATTTTCCTAAATACGTTCCTTCAGGTTTTAGATTATCGCCCGTCATAAAGCCACCGAAAGTTAAATGCTTAAGCGGATTCAGCATTTGGTCTTTAACCGATTCCATTTTCTGCTGTTTTACAGCCACATCAAAAACGGTATTTTCCCTGTTTCTGTGGTAGAATTTTATGCCGTTATTTTCAAATGAAATCGAATCTTTATAGGTAATAATATCTCCTTGAGGTGCCCATTTATAAGAATTGGCATTATTGGCTTTTCCTTTTGAATCTCGGTTTTTATAACGCCAGCTTTCATAAGAAGCCGTCATTTTAAGAGGATTTTTACTTTCTAAATCAACGTGAATTATCGGCTTAAAAACATCTACCCAAAGTTTGATTTTAGTATCATTCTGCCCAACTAAAACATATCCTTCTTTTAGTTTCAATTCCTGATAAAAACCTGCTGCTCCCTCAAAAGGATTCGGTGTTAACGTCACTTTTACCCTTCCTAATTTCAATAAAGTATTGTGTTCGTCAAAAGTCCCGCTTCGCGAAAAATAAAAATACAAATCGCCTTTTTCTACCCACACATTCATTCCGATATCACCACCTCCCAAAGGCATTGATTCTGATGAATTATTGCTCTGAGTATTCCAAACCTGATTGTAATTATCGAGCACAGGGACTTGCGCTTTAAGGCAAAGCGTAGTGAAGAGAAGTATGTATTTTATGTATTTCATTTATTTTTCAATTCTTGTTGTCATTCCGAGGAACGAGGAATCTCACTAGTAACCATAAAGATTTTCAATTCTGTTGCGGAATCTCTTGTGTGATTTCTCCTTCGTCGAAATGACAAACTAGCGTCACAATTCACAATTCACAATTATAAATTACCATTCATCCGTTCTAAACGAAGAAACCGGCAAACCGCCTGCACTAAACAATTCCGCTTTTGCAAAATCCTTCCATAAATAACGGATAGCAAATGGTTTCTTTACTTTATCCGAAGTTAAAACAACTGATTTTCTTCTCACTACCGTTTTTGCCGGATAGAAAACTTTGTCTTCTCCCGCTATTTCAAAACCAGTTACTTCTTTATCATAAGAGGTAATTCCGTTGGCAACATCATCAAAAGAAACCGTAACCGCTCCGTCTTTTATTTCCATCAATTTGTATTTCGGACTTTCAAATTCGAAACCTTCAATTCCGTAGGTTTTTGCCAAAGCCTGAAATGCCAGTCGGTTTCCTCCTTTTTCTTTGTCCATTGGGTGAATGTTATTTTCTTCTCCAACATCCATCAAAACTGCCATTCCTGAATTCGGAATTTCCTTTGAAGCTTTAAACTGCGCCTCTCTCAAATAAGCCGAATTGTATTTCTCCAAATAATCTTTTGGATGGAAAGAGGCATAATTAAACGGCGCTATCTGAGCGTAGTAAAAAGGGAAATCTCCTTGTTTCCACAAAGCTCTCCAGCTTGAAACCATTTTTTTCATTAAAGCGGTGTATTCAGATGCTCTTTCGTAATTCGATTCTCCCTGATACCAGATACAGCCTTTTATTCCGTAACCAATTACAGGCGAAAGCATTCCGTTAAATAAAGTTGTAGGCACACGGTTTGGATCTTTTGCCAACTCTTCTTTTGTAGTCGGAATTTTAGCGCTGGCGAAATCTTTAAGCATTTCCTGATTCATCCACGCTTCCATGCTTGAACCTCCGTAAGAAACATGAATCAAACCAACCGGAACGTCTAAAACTTCTTGTAAAAGAGAACCAAAATACCAAGCCGTAGCGCTAAAATTTGAAGTTGATTTTGGAGAAGCTACTTCCCATTTTCCTTCAAAATCCTGCAAAGGTTCTAAAACAGTCGCACGCGGAATGGTGATTAACCGAATATTTTTATTGGTTGATCTTACAATGATTTCGTTTCCGTTTTTTACGGGCTGTCCCTGAAAACCTTTCAAAGGCATTTCCATATTGGATTGTCCGGAACACAACCAAACTTCTCCGATTAACACATTTTTTATGATCACCTTTTCGCTTCCTTCCGAAACTTCAATTGTAAACGGACCGCCAAATGACGGAGTTTGCAAAGCTGTATTCCATTTACCGGAGTTGTCTGTTTTTACCTTGTAGGTTTTAGAATCCCACGAAGTTTTTACTGTAACATTAGCGTTCTTTTCTGACCAGCCCCAAATTGGCGCATTTGACTTTTGCTGCAGCATCATGTTATCAGTAAACAAAGCTGGTAATTTGATTTTGGCATTGATTTGAAGGGTTGCTAAAATCGTTAATAATGCAATAATTGATTTTTTCATTTATTTTTATTTTTATTGCCACAGATTAAAAGATTAGAAAGGATTATTAATCTGTGTAAATCCTTTAATCTGTGGCTAAAATTTATTTTTCTTTTACAATACTTACTGGACCCAATAATCCTGCTTTTAACAACGGTTCTCCTTCTAAACGAAATGGCGCTGTTGTCCATGTCAATCTCTCTTCTTTTGGCAATTTGTGATCGCCAATTAATCTATTTGCCCAAGTATTTGTGATTTTAATTTCTATTGTATTTTTTCCTTTTTGTAAAGCTTTTGAAATATCAGTTTTGAAAGGGAAAGTCCATAATGTTCCACAATCTTTTCCGTTGATTGAAATCTCGGCGATATTAGAAATTTCACCTAAATCCAACCAGATTTTATCTGATGCTTTTCCTTTCCAAATAAAATCTTTTTTATAGCTGACAGTTCCCGAATAATATTTAATTTGTTCATTTTCAGAAGTACTCCAGTCAAAAAGCTTATCGATTTTGATTGTTTCTTTAGGGCCTTTAAATGCTGGATCAAATTGCAGATTCCAGCTTTCATCTAAAGTCTGAACTTTTTCAAATTCAGAAAATTTTGTTTGAGCTAAAACTTCTTTCGTTTCTTCTTTAAAAATTACAAAACCAGATTCGTTAGCCTCTAAAATTATTGAAACAATTGTTCTGCCATTTTCGATTTTCCAATTGGTTAATTCCGAAGTTTTATCAGTAACAGGATTGTACCATTGCGGAACTTTTCCAGCTATTCTAAAAGAAGCATCAAATGTTCTTTTTTCTCCTTTTTGATTGGAAATGAAATAAATATCTTCAGTATCTGATTTGCGATGTGCCCATGCAATTGTTTCAGAATCTGCTCTGTTTAAATTTGGAAAATAGATATCCTGTGTGATTCCGATTGAAGCGAAATCATTTCCTAAATAAGGCAATTTGATAATCGTTCCTTTTCCAATTTTCCATGTTGATGAATTAGCATTATTCCAGATTTCATCAATAACATTATGCCATTTCTTTTGATCTATTTCTGATTGAATTCCTGGTAGAATATTTGGTTTTTCATCTACAAAAATTGTAGCTCCGTCTTTTATCAATTGCAATATTTTTTCGGCGGAAGCCAATGACAAAATTTTATTCGGTGCCATTTTGTGACTTCCTGGAAAGAATAAAGCTCCGTATTCAATTCCGCCACCAAATGAGATTTTTCCATTTACCACTTTCGCACGATTAATTAAAACATCGGCATTGAAAGAATCATATTGATATCCATTTAACGGATTAATCCATTGTGATAAATCGGTTATGTTTTTAGAATAGGTAACCTCTTTTGGCATTTTTGCCGTTGGCTGACCCTCATTTTCTAAACGGATTTTCTCGCTTTCTAATCTTGCTTTACCGAATACATTTGGAATAAATGGCAATAATCGATCTGGCACAAAAGAACGTGAAGGAAAATCTTCGCCAATAAAAACTGCAAGATCAATCACAGGTTTTCCTTTCTGCAACTGAAACTGCACTCTTTGACAATACTCAAACCAAGCCTTTCCTGGTTTCCACCAAGTTTGATCTCTTTGAAAATAAGTCCCAATGTCATCTAATGTTATTCCCGGTTTTCTGTCTGTCCACGGATTATGAACAAAAACGTGATAAAACAAACGGTTGATTCCTAAAGCATAGTTACGGTCTGCAGTTGTTTTCAGATTTCCCGGATGTTCGTCCCAATCCATTCGCAAAGCTGTAAAAGATTCTGCCTGAATAATATCTTTTCCGTAAATATGTCCGCCCGAAATGGCATCTACCATATCAAAAGGTTTATCATGAGTTGGGCTTCTCAGCCAAAATTCACCTCCGGGATAATCCACATATTTATAATGCAGCAAAGCATCACTCATCATGGTTGGCGCAACGTTTTCTGAACTTAATTTAACGTTATATTCTTTTGCAATCTGAGCGACAGTTCCGTAGAAATTATCGGCTACTAAATCGGCAATGGTTTTTCTAACATCGTATAAAACTTTCTCTGAAAAATCAGCACTTTCTATCGGGATTCCTGCCATAACTGGAAGATATTCTACAAGATCGTAACCACGTCTCTTTTTAAACTCAGCCTGAAAAACAGAAGACCAGTTTTGGCTTCCACATTCCCAGCTGTCAAAATGAAGGATTTCCAGAACTTTTGAAGCCAGTTCAGGACCAGCCGAACGAACAGCTTCACCAAACCAATGATCTAGCTGAAAACGAATTAATTCCGGATTAAATTTATCTACTTCCAATCCTTTTCCTGCGCCACCTGTGGCATTTTCATGTCCGGTCGAAGTATGTCCCATTCGGATAATTTTCCATTTTCCCTTTGGTGCTTTCCAGTTCATATTTCCATCAGCATCAACAAATTTGGAAATATTAATGATTTCTGATTTTTTAAATGACTCCGAATTCGGAATCTGTTTTTCTGTAGTCTGTGGAGTCAAACGCCAAATTGCGCCTGATTTTCCTTCGTAATTATTTATTAATGACTGATTCGAAAGTGTAATTTTACTCACTTTCAGGTTTTGTTTCCATTTAGCAAAATCCAAATCTTCTGCTCCCGGCTCTGTTCCAGTTGGATCATAAACAAATCTGAAATATTTTGCCGTAACAGGCGTAATAGTATGAGTATTTGGGAAATCCATATCCTGCCAGCCGTGACGCGGTGCGATCATTCTTTCGTGAAATCTAAAATTAATGCCATCATCACTCACTTCTACAATCAGACGCTGTGCCTGAAAATCTCTTCCTTTGGTTTCTATGACAATAGATTTACAGGTAAAAGGCTTTGCAAATTCGTATTGAATCCATCCTTTTTCTGCAAATTTGAAATTTTCATCTTTTTTAGGATCAGCCAAAAACGAAGCATCGGTACTGTTTGATGTTGTTACTTTTGGCAGTTGCGTCTGCGAAGTAATTTGATATTCTTTAATCGGAAGGGCAAAAACTGCAATGTCTTTATAATAGTCTTTGTAATGTTCTGGAACTGGGAGTTTTGAAGCCACCTTTTTACCTCCTAAAATTTCTGTAGTTGACCATACTACTTTCTGCATCGACATTTCTGGTGTAATCCATGGCCCGCCTGCAACGGCAAATCCGTCTGCTCCGTGAAAAGCCAATTTCAAACCTAAACGATCTGCTTCTTTAAAAGCCCAATGAATCATATCCCAAAATTCAGGACTAAGCTGTAAAACCGGCGGATCTATCAATGGCGGATTTACTGGCCCTTTAATAGTCATTAAATAAGCCCCCGCAATTCCCGCTTGTTTCATAGCTTCTAAGTCTGCCGTGATTCCTGCTTTAAAATAAGCCGATTTCATCCAATACCAATATACCCAAGGTTTTGAGGATTCGATTGTTGGCTGAAAAAAGTTATTTTC from Flavobacterium fluviale includes these protein-coding regions:
- a CDS encoding rhamnogalacturonan acetylesterase, whose amino-acid sequence is MKNVRILLIGLCSLLVLGAFNYKQKVTTIYLIGDSTVADYSLEENYQTKKFPQVGWGQVFQPFFQKDSLKLVKNILGNVKEVKIDDRAKGGRSTRTFFQEGRWASVYKSLQKGDVVMMQFGHNDASVEKTERYVNIEGYKEFLRLFINQTKEKGATPIVITPVARNYPWKDGKLTNVHGEYPQAAIAVAKELNVKYIDLNELSMNFFSSKGQDYVTTNYFMNFEAGKFPAYPEGQKDNTHFQKDGGIEVARLVFNAMKNL
- a CDS encoding pectinesterase family protein codes for the protein MKYILALFLLTTLSISAQTLDNKLALTVAQDGSGDFKTIQEAVNNVKDNSEKRVVITIKPGVYKEKLEIPVSKTFITLKGTDRSKTIISFDDYSGKPLREKDPSGKTAFGTGTSYSFLIKGNDCTLENLTVENTAGRVGQAVALHIKSDRVIVKNCNLLGNQDTLYLSEEKTRIYFEKCFINGTTDFIFGAATTYFYKCTIESLTNSYITAASTPQGQAYGFVFVDCKLTAKDKSVDKVFLGRPWRPYAQTVLINTDLGSHIIPEGWNAWIDTRFPDKDKTAYYAEFGSKGVSAKEISQRVSWSHQLNKEDLKKYSKDLVLNGWNPNK
- a CDS encoding aceric acid hydrolase, which produces MKNFLNVSLSLFFVSSGLLSQNKGLVANSESPYSKLQSIGLQDVKWTNGFWKEQFDVETKNTLPYMWDLYHNDEISHAYKNFEIAAGVSKGTFKGPSFHDGDFYKIFEGMAATYAVTKDKKLDQEMDKAIALFAKVQRKDGYIHTPVLIDERWGTLGPEEVKKQLGFEKYNMGHLMTAACIHYRATGKTNFLNIAKGVADFLYDFYKKASPELARNAICPSHYMGIVEMYRTTKNPKYLELANNLIDIRGTTNDGTDDNQDRIPFRQQTTAMGHAVRANYLYAGVADLYAETGEKKLLDNLESIWDDVTYRKMYITGACGSLYDGVSPDGTSYDPTVVQKIHQAYGRPFQLPNATAHTETCANIGNVLWNWRMLQITGDAKYADIVELALYNSVLSGMDLEGEKFLYNNPLNVSNDLPFHQRWGNEREGYIALSNCCAPNVTRTVAEVGNYAYNLSKEGLYVNLYGSNSLKTKSLNGEEIEIEQQTNYPWDGKITLKIVKAPKDLQNFFLRIPGWSQNASVAVNNAKSNDKIVSGTYLKLNQKWKKGDVIELNLPMPVELMEANPLVEEVKNQIAVKRGPLVYCLESDQLPAKTSVNDIALNVNSKFTTNDFILNNRNLVSIEAEAVIKSDNSWNKTLYKPLNSKDATAVPVKLIPYFAWGNKGKGEMTVWMSH
- a CDS encoding pectate lyase family protein, with protein sequence MIKKLISAAFLSLILTTNGQAQSAQNTDKQIVKVDFDFFQRRLEEVHDPSYDSWVINEGKEAEKSFNNVSFKLKGNFTSKWYKVGMSAPHYNKLGSDGLVTSENLELKISGLKAGKHTLLTFHNAFDVITGKTFSPIKIFVNGKLQQTVHASQRANAKIDASMAYITFNAEKGKDVIVRFEIDPTSYPDVVKQIVINGFEIDTPNLMNQARTPEPRNRDEHVEVGKTLTLKWDAVKNVAAHKLYFGEDKNAVENATESSKEFKGKLADKNFTVSDLYSGTTYYWRVDEVDPNGEVTLGNVWSFKPAQLAFPGAEGYGRYAVGGRGGKVIEVTNLNDDGPGSLRDAINQEIGPRTIVFTVSGNIKLESRLVANQPYITIAGQTAPGEGITITRAPIGLTGNDGVVRFLKVRIGGGRTFDGMGLTGADYSIIDHCSISWTIDESFSSRGAHHITLQRTLISEALNVAGHGKYEAGKMHGYAATIGGDIGSFHHNLLAHNYGRNWSIGGGLSGDGFYTGRLDITNNVVYNWGKRATDGGANEVNFVNNYYKPGASTAIFVALNAQHEGVGKGMQRYYFDGNVMPGYFNEKSQDKGRKFTTTNNEKVEYETFVDKPFFPSYVETQSAKAAYKNVLSDVGATQPFFDKHDTRIIGETLKGTFTYKGSKSGLGGMIDNEQDAGGWPNFPSETRPSDWDTDHDGLPNWWEKAFGLNENSKAGDFSDANQDNDKDGYTQLDNYLDWLSTPHYFVNSGEKKVLNAGDFFKGYENKPVYTFSDLKNGKVVLKGKEIQFTTVEKGFASFVLTVKDADGDSMSRTINFFVK